From the Accumulibacter sp. genome, one window contains:
- the pal gene encoding peptidoglycan-associated lipoprotein Pal, which yields MKRLVIPAALALLVAACSSTPEGGDQSGAPVESRAGGPSVATVTTGGVDGGRLPAVLTDPKSILSKRSVYFDYDSYEVKAEYKDLVTAHAKFLTENRQFRMLIQGNTDERGSREYNLALGQKRADAIKKMMALLGAREDQLEAVSLGEEKPKNEGHGEAAWAENRRGDMLYSGEF from the coding sequence ATGAAACGACTCGTCATACCGGCCGCTCTGGCCCTTCTGGTCGCCGCTTGCAGTTCGACGCCGGAGGGCGGTGATCAGTCAGGCGCGCCGGTCGAATCCCGCGCTGGTGGCCCTTCGGTAGCCACGGTGACGACGGGGGGCGTCGATGGCGGCAGGTTGCCGGCTGTCCTCACCGATCCGAAAAGCATTCTCTCCAAGCGCAGCGTCTATTTCGATTACGACAGCTACGAAGTGAAGGCCGAGTACAAGGATCTGGTGACGGCGCATGCCAAGTTTCTGACCGAGAACCGCCAGTTCCGCATGCTGATCCAGGGAAACACCGACGAGCGCGGCAGTCGTGAGTACAACCTGGCGCTCGGCCAGAAGCGAGCCGACGCAATCAAGAAGATGATGGCCCTGCTCGGCGCTCGCGAGGACCAGCTCGAAGCCGTCAGCCTGGGTGAGGAGAAGCCCAAGAACGAGGGTCACGGCGAAGCCGCATGGGCAGAGAACCGTCGCGGTGACATGCTCTACAGCGGCGAGTTCTAG
- a CDS encoding NAD(P)H-dependent oxidoreductase subunit E, whose amino-acid sequence MVVADECFDATAVAALLQPVVDRHRRDPLRLLQILREAQEVLGYLPRTALTAIADAVELPRARVEGVAGFYSFLHLQPVGRYRILFSDNVTDRMLGSVELMDRLCHRLWIERGKVSEDGLVSVDTTSCTGMCDQGPALLVNGRPLTRLSAERIDRISELVRAQVAVSDWPEEWFLVADNIRRRDVLLATASTPGEAMRAAVARGREPLLDELKRSNLRGRGGAGFTTHTKWEAARCAPCRDPQGGRYLVCNADEGEPGTFKDRVLLASHADLVFDGMSVAAFAIGARQGLLYLRGEYAWLLPALNENLARRRRNGLLGVAACGQQDWNFDIDIHLGAGAYVCGEETALLESLEGRRGVPRIRPPYPAQQGYRGQPTVVNNVETLCKVGLIALRGGDWFAGLGTKQSTGTKLLSIAGDVESPGVYEYPFGVSIDQVLHDCGAGNAQAVQVGGPSGSCLALHEFTRRIAFEDVPTAGAFTVFGAHRDLFEVARNFAHFFAHESCGFCTPCRVGTTLVANCMDKIARGDGSQYDINEIFRIHRLLHAASHCGLGQTACNPLFDTLNKFRPAYERRLRSLDFVPAFDLDQSLSIARQMTVRDDPAAHFGPAAGVQRAER is encoded by the coding sequence ATGGTCGTGGCCGACGAGTGCTTCGATGCGACAGCTGTGGCAGCACTGCTGCAACCGGTCGTCGACCGTCATCGACGCGATCCCCTGCGCTTGCTGCAAATCCTGCGTGAGGCGCAGGAAGTGCTTGGCTACCTGCCGCGGACGGCATTGACCGCCATCGCCGACGCCGTCGAACTGCCGCGTGCGCGTGTCGAGGGCGTTGCCGGCTTCTACTCGTTTCTCCATCTGCAGCCCGTTGGACGCTATCGCATCCTTTTCTCCGACAACGTGACCGATCGCATGCTTGGCAGCGTCGAACTGATGGATCGCCTGTGCCACCGCCTCTGGATCGAGCGCGGCAAGGTTTCGGAGGACGGCCTGGTCAGTGTCGACACCACCTCCTGTACCGGCATGTGCGATCAGGGGCCGGCGCTGCTGGTCAATGGACGGCCGCTGACGCGCCTGTCGGCCGAGCGCATCGACCGCATCAGTGAGCTGGTGCGGGCGCAGGTGGCGGTAAGCGACTGGCCAGAGGAGTGGTTTCTCGTCGCCGACAACATCCGCCGCCGCGATGTGCTGCTCGCCACCGCATCCACTCCCGGCGAGGCGATGCGGGCTGCGGTTGCGCGAGGACGCGAGCCACTGCTCGACGAGCTGAAACGGTCCAACCTGCGCGGGCGCGGCGGCGCCGGTTTCACGACCCACACCAAGTGGGAAGCGGCCCGTTGCGCGCCGTGCCGTGACCCGCAAGGCGGTCGCTACCTCGTCTGCAACGCCGACGAGGGCGAGCCCGGCACCTTCAAGGATCGCGTCCTGCTGGCAAGCCACGCCGATCTCGTCTTCGATGGCATGAGCGTCGCCGCTTTCGCCATCGGCGCCAGGCAGGGCCTGCTCTACCTGCGCGGCGAGTATGCCTGGCTGCTGCCGGCGCTGAACGAGAACCTCGCGCGGCGGCGTCGCAACGGCTTGCTGGGCGTGGCCGCTTGCGGTCAGCAGGACTGGAACTTCGACATCGACATCCATCTCGGTGCCGGCGCCTACGTCTGCGGCGAGGAGACGGCACTGCTCGAGTCACTCGAAGGCCGGCGTGGCGTCCCCAGGATCCGACCGCCCTATCCGGCGCAGCAGGGCTACCGCGGTCAGCCGACGGTGGTGAACAACGTCGAGACCCTGTGCAAGGTGGGCCTGATCGCGCTCAGGGGTGGCGACTGGTTTGCCGGTCTCGGTACCAAGCAGTCGACGGGCACCAAACTGTTGTCGATCGCCGGCGATGTCGAGTCACCCGGGGTCTATGAGTACCCCTTCGGCGTCTCCATCGACCAGGTGCTGCACGACTGTGGTGCCGGCAATGCGCAGGCGGTCCAGGTGGGCGGTCCATCGGGAAGCTGCCTGGCGCTGCACGAGTTCACGCGCCGCATCGCCTTCGAGGATGTGCCGACGGCCGGAGCGTTCACGGTCTTCGGCGCGCACCGCGACCTGTTCGAGGTCGCCCGCAACTTCGCCCATTTCTTCGCCCACGAGAGCTGCGGCTTCTGCACCCCCTGCCGGGTAGGCACGACGCTGGTCGCCAACTGCATGGACAAGATCGCCCGGGGCGACGGATCGCAGTACGACATCAACGAAATCTTCCGCATCCATCGCCTGTTGCATGCCGCCAGCCACTGCGGACTCGGCCAGACGGCGTGCAATCCGCTGTTCGACACCCTCAACAAGTTCCGCCCGGCCTACGAGCGACGCCTGCGATCGCTCGACTTCGTACCCGCCTTCGACCTCGACCAGTCGCTGTCGATCGCCCGCCAGATGACCGTACGCGACGATCCGGCAGCGCATTTCGGCCCCGCTGCCGGGGTTCAGCGAGCCGAACGATGA
- the tolB gene encoding Tol-Pal system beta propeller repeat protein TolB — MSEFSIKLGFLRLFALAALVLLLRPAHGQLTVEITGAGANRIPVAIADFGGDPASSRIITSVIRADLERSGLFRMVDTSGVAMTEATAPVFTDWKNRGADALAAGSIGASNGGREEARFRLFDVTKQSVLGGSAFVTSKATLRAAGHRIADIIYEKLTGEPGVFSTRVAYVVRAGAARYELHIADADGQNAQVALISREPIISPSWSPDGGRLAYVSFENKKPVVYVHSLASGKRVVVANFKGSNSAPAWSPDGRRLAVVLSKDGGSQIFLVNADGSGAQRLTTDNAINTEPNFSTDGQHVYFTSDRGGSPQIYRMSVSGGDVQRVSFEGTYNVSPRISPDGRSMAFISRRDGGFRLSVMDLASRQVQVLTDSNKDESPTFSPNGRMVLIATEMGGRGVLSAVSLDGRIKQRLSIPAGDVREPAWGPYNR, encoded by the coding sequence ATGTCTGAGTTTTCGATCAAACTGGGTTTTCTTCGGCTGTTCGCTCTCGCTGCCCTGGTTCTGCTGCTGCGACCGGCGCATGGCCAATTGACGGTCGAGATCACCGGTGCCGGTGCCAACCGCATTCCGGTGGCGATCGCCGATTTCGGTGGCGATCCTGCTTCCTCGCGCATCATCACCTCCGTCATACGGGCCGATCTCGAACGCAGCGGCCTCTTCAGGATGGTCGACACCAGCGGCGTCGCGATGACCGAGGCGACCGCCCCGGTCTTCACTGACTGGAAGAATCGCGGCGCCGATGCGCTCGCCGCCGGCAGCATCGGCGCCAGCAACGGAGGCCGCGAGGAGGCACGCTTTCGCCTTTTCGACGTCACCAAGCAGTCGGTTCTCGGAGGTTCCGCCTTCGTCACCTCGAAGGCGACGCTGCGCGCTGCGGGACATCGCATCGCCGACATCATCTACGAAAAACTGACCGGTGAGCCGGGCGTGTTCTCGACCCGGGTCGCCTACGTCGTCCGCGCCGGCGCGGCCCGCTATGAACTGCACATCGCGGATGCCGATGGCCAGAATGCACAGGTGGCGCTGATCTCACGGGAGCCGATCATCTCGCCTTCCTGGTCGCCTGACGGCGGCCGCCTGGCGTATGTCTCCTTCGAAAACAAGAAGCCCGTCGTCTACGTCCATTCGCTGGCTTCGGGCAAGCGGGTCGTCGTCGCCAATTTCAAGGGATCGAATTCGGCCCCGGCCTGGTCACCGGATGGTCGCCGGCTGGCGGTGGTCCTGAGCAAGGACGGTGGTTCGCAGATATTCCTGGTCAACGCCGACGGTTCGGGAGCGCAGCGCCTGACGACCGACAATGCGATCAACACCGAGCCCAACTTCTCGACGGATGGCCAGCACGTCTATTTCACTTCGGATCGCGGTGGCAGTCCGCAGATCTACCGCATGAGCGTCAGCGGTGGCGATGTGCAGCGAGTCAGTTTCGAAGGTACCTACAACGTCAGTCCGCGCATCTCGCCCGATGGCAGGTCGATGGCCTTCATCAGCCGCCGCGACGGGGGCTTCCGCCTGTCGGTGATGGATCTGGCGAGTCGCCAGGTGCAGGTGCTCACGGATTCGAACAAGGATGAATCGCCGACCTTCTCGCCGAATGGCCGGATGGTTCTGATCGCCACCGAGATGGGCGGCCGCGGGGTGCTCTCGGCGGTCTCACTCGATGGCCGCATCAAGCAGCGCCTCTCCATACCCGCGGGCGACGTCCGCGAGCCGGCATGGGGCCCTTACAATCGCTGA
- the queE gene encoding 7-carboxy-7-deazaguanine synthase QueE → MTASIRASALTVNEIFLSLQGESTRVGLPTVFVRLTGCPLRCSWCDTVYAFEGGRKMTLPEVLAEVAGYGVRHVCVTGGEPLAQRNCRQLLHELADAGHSVSLETSGALDIAGVDQRVSRIVDLKAPGSGECERNRWQNLALLTADDEIKFVVRDRLDYDWARRQIAERRLAAICTVLLSPVAGDLAPATLAGWIVDDRLPVRFQLQLHKILWGDARSR, encoded by the coding sequence GTGACGGCCTCGATCCGAGCTTCTGCGCTCACCGTCAACGAAATCTTTCTGTCGCTGCAGGGCGAAAGCACGCGGGTCGGCTTGCCGACTGTCTTCGTTCGCCTGACGGGCTGCCCCCTGCGCTGCAGCTGGTGTGACACCGTGTACGCGTTCGAAGGGGGGCGGAAGATGACCCTGCCGGAAGTGCTCGCCGAAGTCGCCGGCTACGGCGTCCGCCATGTCTGTGTCACGGGCGGAGAGCCGCTGGCGCAGAGGAACTGTCGCCAACTGTTGCACGAGCTCGCCGACGCGGGTCATTCGGTATCGCTGGAGACATCGGGTGCGCTTGACATCGCCGGTGTGGACCAGCGCGTATCGCGCATCGTCGACCTCAAGGCGCCCGGTTCCGGCGAATGCGAGCGGAACCGATGGCAGAACCTGGCACTTCTGACAGCAGACGACGAAATCAAGTTCGTCGTGCGTGACCGCCTCGACTATGATTGGGCGCGCCGCCAGATCGCCGAGCGCCGGCTTGCCGCGATCTGCACTGTGCTTCTGTCGCCGGTGGCCGGCGACTTGGCGCCCGCGACCCTCGCAGGGTGGATCGTCGACGATCGCCTGCCGGTGCGCTTCCAGCTCCAACTGCACAAGATCCTCTGGGGCGACGCGCGCAGCCGCTGA
- a CDS encoding Ni/Fe hydrogenase subunit alpha translates to MATADFPLASATGDGGNLRRIALDPLSRVEGHGKVTLLLDDAGQVWQARLHIVEFRGFEKFIQGRPYWEVPVMVQRLCGICPVSHHLAAAKALDHVVGADELPPTAEKLRRLMHAGQILQSHALHFFHLSSPDLLFGFASDAARRNIVGIAAAHPEVARQGVLLRRFGQEIIRLTAGKRVHGTGAVPGGVNRALSRAERADLLAGIEQIIAWSRQAVQLVKRLHAADPELYDHFGTCRSNLLSIVGAGGVLDFYDGRLRARDADGRLLADAVHVRDYAELISEEVKSWSYMKFPFLSAIGPRDGWYKVGPLARVQNCEAIATPLAEAERREFIAHGGGRIVHAPLAYHWARMIEMLHAAEAIEDLLHDDELSGSELRSSGVRHHEGVGVIEAPRGTLIHHYRVGDDDLVTMCNLIVSTTHNNQPMNEAVRRVAQRYLDGQELTEGLLNHIEVAIRCFDPCLSCATHALGRMPLVLELLDASGRLVGRLAGAPDALSSGGGS, encoded by the coding sequence ATGGCGACTGCAGATTTCCCACTGGCCAGCGCGACCGGCGATGGCGGCAACCTGCGGCGGATTGCCCTCGACCCGCTGTCGCGCGTCGAAGGGCACGGCAAGGTCACCCTGCTGCTCGATGATGCCGGCCAGGTGTGGCAGGCGCGGCTGCACATCGTCGAGTTCCGCGGTTTCGAGAAGTTCATCCAGGGCCGCCCGTACTGGGAGGTGCCGGTGATGGTGCAGCGCCTCTGCGGCATCTGCCCGGTGTCGCACCACCTGGCGGCGGCGAAGGCGCTCGACCATGTCGTCGGCGCCGACGAGCTGCCGCCGACCGCCGAGAAGCTCCGCCGGCTGATGCACGCCGGCCAGATCCTGCAGTCACACGCGCTGCATTTCTTCCATCTCTCGTCGCCCGACCTGCTCTTCGGTTTCGCCAGCGACGCCGCCCGGCGCAACATCGTCGGCATCGCAGCGGCACATCCCGAGGTCGCTCGCCAGGGGGTCCTGTTGCGCCGGTTCGGGCAGGAGATCATCCGCCTCACCGCCGGCAAGCGCGTGCACGGTACCGGTGCCGTACCCGGCGGCGTCAACCGCGCGCTGAGTCGCGCCGAGCGCGCCGATCTGCTGGCCGGCATCGAACAGATCATCGCCTGGAGTCGGCAGGCCGTGCAGCTCGTCAAGCGGCTGCATGCCGCCGACCCGGAGCTCTACGACCACTTCGGGACCTGTCGCTCGAATCTGCTCTCGATCGTCGGCGCCGGCGGTGTGCTCGATTTTTACGACGGCCGCCTGCGGGCCCGTGATGCCGATGGCCGGCTGCTTGCCGACGCCGTCCACGTCCGCGATTATGCCGAGCTGATCAGCGAGGAAGTGAAGTCCTGGAGCTACATGAAGTTCCCTTTCCTGTCCGCAATCGGACCGCGGGACGGCTGGTACAAGGTCGGCCCGCTGGCCCGGGTGCAGAACTGCGAAGCGATCGCGACGCCTCTGGCGGAAGCCGAGCGGCGCGAGTTCATCGCCCACGGCGGTGGCCGGATCGTCCACGCGCCCCTGGCCTACCACTGGGCGCGGATGATCGAAATGCTGCACGCCGCCGAAGCGATCGAGGACCTGTTGCACGATGACGAGCTCTCGGGCAGCGAGCTGCGCAGCAGTGGTGTGCGCCATCACGAGGGCGTCGGCGTCATCGAGGCGCCGCGCGGCACGCTCATTCACCACTACCGGGTCGGTGACGACGATCTGGTGACGATGTGCAACCTGATCGTTTCGACGACGCACAACAACCAGCCGATGAACGAGGCCGTGCGTCGCGTCGCGCAGCGCTACCTCGACGGCCAGGAGCTGACCGAGGGCCTGCTCAACCACATCGAGGTGGCCATCCGCTGTTTCGATCCCTGCCTGTCGTGTGCCACGCACGCACTCGGCCGGATGCCCCTGGTGCTCGAGCTGCTGGACGCCTCCGGTCGACTGGTCGGACGACTGGCTGGCGCGCCGGACGCCCTGTCGTCCGGCGGCGGCAGCTGA
- a CDS encoding 2Fe-2S iron-sulfur cluster-binding protein yields the protein MNTPTLLLDGLPVPFSVGQTIMEAATAAGIFIPHLCHHPDFKPQGSCKLCTVKANGRYVSACTMPAKDGMEVENNSPDLNDKRRTLLQMLFVEGNHFCPSCEKSGDCLLQALAYELEMLTAHFPQFYPDRPVDASHPEVLLDFNRCILCELCVRASREVDGKNVFALSGRGIGKHLIVNAESGRLADTGFSLADKAAHVCPVGVILAKRRGFLQPIGCRRYDRQPIGMQFASPPGSGGNGPEH from the coding sequence ATGAACACCCCGACCCTGTTGCTCGACGGCCTGCCGGTTCCCTTCAGCGTCGGGCAGACGATCATGGAAGCGGCGACAGCCGCCGGCATCTTCATTCCCCACCTCTGCCACCACCCAGACTTCAAGCCACAGGGCAGCTGCAAGCTGTGCACCGTGAAGGCGAACGGCCGCTACGTCTCGGCGTGCACGATGCCGGCGAAGGACGGGATGGAGGTCGAGAACAACTCGCCCGATCTCAACGACAAGCGGCGGACGCTGTTGCAGATGCTGTTCGTCGAGGGCAACCACTTCTGCCCCTCGTGCGAGAAGAGCGGCGACTGCCTGCTGCAGGCGCTGGCCTACGAACTCGAAATGCTGACGGCGCATTTCCCGCAGTTCTATCCCGACCGGCCGGTCGACGCCTCGCACCCCGAAGTCCTCCTCGACTTCAACCGCTGCATCCTCTGCGAGTTGTGCGTTCGCGCCAGCCGTGAGGTCGACGGCAAGAACGTCTTCGCCCTCTCCGGGCGCGGCATCGGCAAGCACCTGATCGTCAACGCCGAATCCGGCCGCCTCGCCGATACCGGCTTCTCTCTCGCCGACAAGGCTGCGCATGTCTGCCCGGTCGGCGTGATTCTCGCGAAGCGGCGGGGCTTCCTGCAGCCGATCGGCTGTCGGCGTTATGACCGACAGCCGATCGGCATGCAGTTCGCCAGTCCGCCGGGGAGCGGCGGCAACGGGCCGGAGCACTGA
- a CDS encoding NADP oxidoreductase — protein MNPPVGQRKLRLATTSLAGCFGCHMSLLDIDERLFELLDRVDLDRSPLTDIKHCGPCDIGLIEGGICNAENIHVLREFRQQCKVLIAVGACAINGGLPAQRNHLDLGQCLQEVYLTAPGIVGGRIPDDPELPLPLNQVHPIHEIVRIDYFIPGCPPSGDAIWKFLTDLLDGRTPRLGHPLLHFD, from the coding sequence ATGAACCCGCCCGTCGGGCAGCGCAAGCTGCGCCTCGCGACGACATCGCTGGCCGGCTGCTTCGGTTGCCACATGTCGCTGCTCGACATCGACGAGCGCCTCTTCGAGCTGCTCGACCGCGTCGATCTCGATCGCTCGCCGCTGACCGACATCAAGCACTGCGGTCCTTGCGACATCGGCCTCATCGAGGGTGGCATCTGCAATGCCGAGAACATCCACGTCCTGCGCGAATTTCGTCAGCAGTGCAAGGTACTGATCGCCGTCGGCGCCTGCGCCATCAACGGTGGCCTGCCAGCGCAGCGCAACCATCTCGACCTCGGGCAGTGCCTGCAGGAAGTGTACCTGACCGCACCCGGGATCGTTGGCGGCCGGATTCCCGACGATCCCGAGCTGCCGCTGCCGCTCAACCAGGTGCATCCGATCCATGAAATCGTCCGCATCGACTATTTCATCCCGGGCTGCCCGCCATCGGGCGATGCCATCTGGAAGTTCCTCACCGACCTGCTCGATGGCCGCACCCCACGCCTCGGGCATCCACTGCTGCATTTCGACTGA
- the ybgF gene encoding tol-pal system protein YbgF: MARRLALAGLCATVLAVRPAQAGLFDDDEARRQVKDLAIKTSERLDTVAKGQIELANQIQALRDENARLRGQVETLTYELDAARKRQQDFYVDLDGRLRKLEPQPAAGSDPKPPADDGKAPAEPPRKAASDPAAEAREYEAALNLFRANKLKEAAAAFEAFARAHPESSLTPNAFYWLGNAQYSLRDCKKAIDAHRIVASKWPANSRAPEALLNIATCQQELADAKGAKATLEAVVAKYPDSAAASTARQRLKK, translated from the coding sequence ATGGCTCGCCGCCTGGCCCTGGCTGGCCTGTGCGCCACCGTGCTCGCCGTCCGGCCGGCGCAGGCTGGCCTCTTCGATGACGACGAGGCACGGCGGCAGGTCAAGGATCTGGCGATCAAGACCAGCGAACGCCTCGACACCGTTGCCAAGGGTCAGATCGAGCTGGCCAATCAGATCCAGGCCCTGCGCGACGAGAATGCCCGTCTGCGTGGTCAGGTCGAGACCCTCACCTACGAACTCGATGCGGCCCGCAAGCGACAGCAGGACTTCTACGTCGATCTCGACGGACGTCTGCGCAAGCTGGAACCGCAACCGGCTGCCGGCAGCGATCCGAAACCGCCTGCGGACGACGGCAAGGCGCCCGCCGAGCCGCCCAGGAAGGCGGCCAGCGATCCTGCGGCCGAAGCGCGTGAGTACGAGGCGGCGCTGAACCTGTTTCGCGCCAACAAGCTCAAGGAGGCGGCAGCGGCCTTCGAAGCCTTCGCGCGTGCGCATCCGGAAAGCAGCCTGACGCCCAACGCTTTCTACTGGCTGGGCAATGCCCAGTACTCGCTGCGCGACTGCAAGAAGGCAATCGATGCCCACCGCATCGTTGCCAGCAAGTGGCCCGCGAATTCGCGGGCACCCGAGGCCTTGCTGAACATCGCCACCTGCCAGCAGGAACTTGCGGACGCCAAAGGAGCGAAGGCGACGCTCGAGGCCGTCGTCGCCAAGTATCCGGACAGCGCCGCTGCCAGCACCGCCAGGCAGCGCCTGAAGAAGTAG
- a CDS encoding polysaccharide biosynthesis protein — MPKLLPERLSNALIDLPRRNKQALMLAGDAVLLIASLWAAYALRFGEWFQPNRSQLLLMAIAPVLAMPVFLKMGLYRSVIRYLGEQALWSVVKAMSLAALLWAALAFMTQMTGGQGVPRAVPLLYWLIGTVLVAGSRFSARWLLWFPVRSRFAGRQVLIYGAGEAGRQLAASLRRGRQLFPAGFLDDDGTLQGKDIGGLRVYAPEQLESLINRFDIHDVIVTLPSASNARRREVVSELERHPVRVRILPSLTDIASGRHLVNMVREVDIGDLLGRDPVAADPALLGRCVRDKVVLVTGAGGSIGSELCRQIAALAPARLVLLEASEHALYQIDRLLRSIGEQEVVPTLGSVGDADLVARLLATHRVDTIYHAAAHKHVPLVEANVLEGARNNVLGTLTVARAAFDAAVATFVLISTDKAVRPTNVMGASKRLAELVVQDFARRASAGETGQRFCAVRFGNVLGSSGSVIPLFREQIAQGGPVTVTHPEVTRYFMSIHEAVELVIQAGSLAAGGEIFLLDMGDPVRIVDLARNMIRLAGQSVRDEANPDGDVEIVMSGLRPGEKLYEELLIASSNAEGTSHPKIMRATEPGLEAEALAGLIDALRAAMAVGDTAAVRTMLMRVAGDRRCAPAAAPPARPSGRGTTRPMAGVTDPPSAPPC, encoded by the coding sequence ATGCCTAAGCTGTTGCCGGAACGCCTGTCGAACGCCCTGATCGACCTGCCGCGCCGCAACAAGCAGGCACTGATGCTTGCCGGTGATGCCGTGCTGCTGATCGCTTCACTCTGGGCAGCCTATGCCCTGCGCTTCGGTGAATGGTTCCAGCCGAATCGCTCGCAGCTGCTGCTGATGGCCATCGCGCCCGTGCTGGCGATGCCCGTCTTCCTGAAGATGGGCCTGTATCGCTCGGTGATCCGGTATCTTGGCGAGCAGGCCCTGTGGTCGGTGGTCAAGGCGATGTCGCTGGCAGCACTGCTCTGGGCGGCGCTGGCGTTCATGACGCAGATGACGGGCGGCCAGGGGGTGCCGCGCGCGGTGCCGCTGCTCTACTGGCTCATCGGCACGGTTCTCGTCGCCGGCTCGCGCTTCTCGGCCCGCTGGCTGCTGTGGTTTCCGGTGCGCAGTCGCTTTGCCGGGCGCCAGGTGCTCATCTACGGTGCCGGCGAGGCCGGACGGCAGCTTGCCGCTTCGCTGCGTCGCGGCCGCCAGCTCTTTCCGGCCGGTTTTCTCGACGACGATGGCACGTTGCAGGGCAAGGATATCGGCGGTTTGCGCGTCTATGCGCCCGAACAGCTCGAATCGCTGATCAACCGCTTCGACATCCACGATGTCATCGTCACCCTGCCTTCGGCCTCGAATGCCCGCCGCCGTGAGGTCGTGTCCGAACTGGAGCGGCATCCGGTGCGGGTACGCATCCTCCCCTCGCTGACGGACATCGCCAGTGGCCGGCATCTGGTCAACATGGTGCGCGAAGTCGACATCGGTGACCTGCTCGGGCGGGACCCGGTGGCCGCCGATCCCGCCCTGCTCGGGCGCTGTGTGCGCGACAAGGTGGTCCTCGTCACCGGTGCCGGCGGTTCGATCGGCTCCGAACTGTGTCGGCAGATTGCGGCTCTGGCACCGGCGCGCCTCGTCCTGCTCGAAGCAAGCGAACATGCGTTGTACCAGATTGATCGCCTGCTGCGCTCAATCGGCGAGCAGGAGGTGGTGCCCACCCTTGGCTCGGTCGGCGATGCCGACCTGGTGGCACGATTGCTCGCCACTCACCGCGTCGATACCATCTATCACGCTGCCGCCCACAAGCACGTGCCGCTGGTCGAGGCCAACGTTCTCGAAGGAGCGCGCAACAATGTCCTGGGCACGCTGACCGTTGCCCGGGCCGCGTTCGACGCGGCGGTCGCGACCTTCGTCCTCATCTCGACCGACAAGGCGGTGCGGCCGACGAACGTCATGGGTGCGAGCAAGCGTCTCGCCGAGCTGGTGGTGCAGGACTTCGCCCGCCGTGCCAGCGCTGGGGAAACCGGCCAGCGATTCTGTGCCGTGCGCTTCGGCAACGTGCTCGGGTCGAGCGGTTCGGTGATTCCGTTGTTCAGGGAGCAGATCGCCCAAGGGGGGCCGGTGACCGTCACCCATCCGGAGGTGACGCGCTACTTCATGTCGATCCATGAGGCGGTCGAACTGGTGATCCAGGCCGGCAGTCTGGCGGCCGGTGGCGAGATCTTCCTTCTCGACATGGGCGATCCCGTGCGGATCGTCGATCTTGCCCGCAACATGATCCGCCTGGCAGGGCAATCCGTGCGGGACGAGGCCAATCCCGACGGCGATGTCGAGATCGTCATGAGCGGCCTGCGCCCGGGCGAGAAGCTGTACGAAGAACTGCTGATCGCCAGCAGCAACGCCGAGGGAACCTCCCACCCGAAGATCATGAGGGCAACCGAACCCGGGCTGGAAGCCGAGGCGCTGGCCGGGTTGATCGATGCCCTGCGGGCGGCGATGGCGGTCGGTGACACGGCAGCAGTGAGGACCATGCTGATGCGGGTCGCCGGCGATCGTCGCTGCGCGCCAGCGGCCGCTCCGCCCGCCCGTCCATCCGGGCGCGGAACGACGCGGCCGATGGCCGGGGTGACCGACCCGCCCTCAGCCCCCCCATGCTGA
- a CDS encoding hydrogenase maturation protease — protein sequence MVARAPVAVLACGNPSRGDDALGPLLLERLHAWLATAGRSAAFELIGDCQWQIEHALDLVGRERVLFIDAGALTPAPFVFEQVQASGFVGPGSHALSPQALLSVLARISDEPPPAAFVLAVRGEHFELGGALGHRALAHADAAFAFLQELCRAASAAGWRDLLAACRT from the coding sequence ATGGTCGCGCGTGCGCCGGTCGCCGTCCTGGCCTGCGGCAACCCGAGCCGTGGCGACGACGCACTCGGGCCGCTGCTGCTCGAACGGCTGCACGCCTGGCTGGCGACCGCCGGCCGCAGCGCCGCCTTCGAACTGATTGGCGACTGCCAGTGGCAGATCGAACACGCGCTCGATCTGGTCGGCCGCGAACGCGTGCTGTTCATCGATGCCGGCGCCCTGACGCCGGCACCCTTCGTCTTCGAGCAGGTGCAGGCCAGTGGCTTTGTCGGCCCTGGGTCGCACGCACTGTCGCCGCAGGCTCTGCTCTCGGTCCTCGCCCGGATCAGCGACGAACCGCCCCCGGCCGCCTTCGTCCTGGCTGTTCGCGGTGAGCACTTCGAACTCGGCGGCGCACTCGGCCACCGCGCGCTGGCCCACGCCGACGCAGCCTTCGCCTTCCTGCAGGAGCTGTGTCGCGCGGCGAGTGCCGCAGGCTGGCGGGACTTGCTAGCAGCCTGTCGGACTTGA